From a single Nostoc edaphicum CCNP1411 genomic region:
- the uvrA gene encoding excinuclease ABC subunit UvrA: protein MSDQQLAASLNGHLPYPSHNSQNTIRIRGARQHNLKNIDLELPRDRLIVFTGVSGSGKSSLAFDTIFAEGQRRYVESLSAYARQFLGQLDKPDVEAIEGLSPAISIDQKSTSHNPRSTVGTVTEIYDYLRLLFGRAGEPHCPICDRCIAPQTIDEMCDRIMELPDRTRFQILAPVVRGKKGTHRKLLSSLASQGFVRVRINGEIRELSDSIELDKNFTHTIEVVIDRLVKKADIQERLVDSLSTCLKQSGGIAAILVSLLGDDGQEKEEELVFSENFACPEHGAVMEELSPRLFSFNSPYGACPHCHGIGTLRRFAPDLIVPDWEAPVYAAIAPWSEKDNSYYLELLYSVGQIYGFELQTNWSKLTEEQQQIILFGEKDERAAEAQRKQSFKGAIPILQRQYEGGSELVKQKLEQYLIDQPCEVCHGKRLKPEALAVKLGQYGILELTSVSIRDCRERIEQFKLSDRQLQIADLVLREIKARLQFLLDVGLDYLTLDRPAMTLSGGEAQRIRLATQIGSGLTGVLYVLDEPSIGLHQRDNGRLLKTLTKLRDLGNTLIVVEHDEETIRAANYIVDIGPGAGIHGGNIIAQGDFQTLLAAEDSLTGAYLSGRRVITTPAERREGNGRSLGIKNAHRNNLQNIDVDIPLGKLVSITGVSGSGKSTLINELLYPSLQHHLTKKVPLPRHLDKIQGLNAIDKAIVIDQSPIGRTPRSNPATYTGIFDAIRDVFSQTVEAKARGYKPGQFSFNVKGGRCEACSGQGVNVIEMNFLPDVYVQCEICKGARYNRETLQVKYKDKSISDVLRMTVEESLDFFQNIPKAIARLQTLFDVGLGYVQLGQPATTLSGGEAQRVKLATELSRRATGKTLYLIDEPTTGLSFYDVHKLLDVLQRLVDKGNSILVIEHNLDVIRCSDWVIDLGPEGGDKGGELIAVGTPEEVAKNPRSYTGQYLQQVLKQYPAVKKS from the coding sequence ATGTCAGACCAACAGCTAGCAGCATCCTTGAATGGACATCTTCCGTACCCCAGCCACAACAGCCAGAATACCATTCGGATTCGGGGTGCTAGGCAGCATAATCTGAAAAATATTGACTTGGAATTGCCACGCGATCGCCTAATTGTATTTACTGGCGTTTCTGGCTCTGGTAAGTCTTCCCTAGCATTTGATACCATTTTCGCTGAAGGGCAACGTCGGTATGTGGAATCCCTCAGCGCCTACGCACGGCAATTTTTAGGACAGTTGGATAAGCCGGATGTGGAAGCGATTGAAGGTTTAAGTCCAGCAATTTCTATTGACCAAAAATCAACGTCTCATAACCCCCGTTCCACTGTGGGTACGGTGACAGAGATTTACGACTATTTGCGGCTGTTGTTTGGTCGGGCTGGCGAACCCCATTGTCCGATATGCGATCGCTGTATTGCACCCCAGACAATCGATGAGATGTGCGATCGCATCATGGAATTACCAGATCGCACCCGCTTCCAAATTCTTGCACCCGTTGTCCGTGGGAAAAAAGGCACACATCGTAAGCTTTTGTCAAGTCTTGCTTCTCAAGGTTTTGTCCGCGTGCGAATCAATGGCGAGATCCGCGAACTGTCAGATTCAATTGAATTGGATAAAAATTTTACCCACACCATCGAAGTGGTAATTGACCGCTTGGTGAAAAAGGCTGATATTCAGGAGCGTTTGGTTGATTCCCTGTCTACGTGTCTCAAGCAATCGGGTGGTATTGCAGCCATTCTGGTGAGTCTGCTTGGTGACGACGGACAAGAAAAGGAAGAAGAATTAGTATTTTCGGAAAACTTTGCTTGTCCAGAACATGGCGCGGTAATGGAGGAACTATCGCCGCGATTGTTCTCCTTTAACTCGCCTTATGGTGCTTGTCCGCACTGTCACGGCATCGGGACTTTAAGGAGATTTGCGCCAGATTTGATCGTACCTGACTGGGAAGCGCCGGTTTATGCTGCGATCGCGCCTTGGTCAGAAAAAGATAATTCTTATTATCTGGAATTACTCTATAGCGTCGGACAGATTTATGGGTTTGAATTACAAACAAATTGGAGCAAGCTGACAGAAGAACAGCAGCAAATTATTTTGTTTGGCGAGAAAGATGAACGAGCCGCAGAAGCACAAAGAAAGCAGAGTTTTAAAGGTGCTATTCCAATTTTGCAACGGCAGTATGAGGGTGGTTCGGAATTAGTTAAGCAAAAATTAGAGCAGTATTTAATTGATCAACCTTGTGAAGTGTGTCATGGAAAACGGTTAAAACCGGAAGCTTTGGCGGTGAAGTTGGGTCAATATGGAATTTTAGAATTAACTAGCGTCTCAATTCGGGATTGTCGAGAGAGAATTGAGCAATTTAAATTGAGCGATCGCCAGTTACAAATTGCTGATTTAGTCTTGAGAGAAATCAAAGCTAGATTGCAATTTTTGTTAGATGTCGGTTTAGATTATCTTACCCTTGACCGTCCAGCCATGACGCTTTCTGGTGGCGAAGCCCAACGGATTCGTCTAGCAACGCAAATTGGTTCTGGTTTAACGGGAGTTCTCTATGTCTTAGATGAACCGAGTATTGGTTTGCATCAACGAGATAATGGCAGGTTGCTCAAAACTTTAACTAAGTTGCGCGATTTGGGTAATACATTAATTGTCGTTGAACACGATGAAGAAACAATTCGTGCCGCTAACTATATAGTTGATATTGGCCCTGGTGCAGGAATCCACGGCGGAAATATTATCGCCCAAGGTGATTTTCAGACGTTGTTAGCAGCAGAAGATTCTTTGACGGGTGCATATTTATCAGGAAGGCGAGTAATTACCACACCCGCAGAACGCCGAGAAGGAAATGGGCGTAGTTTGGGAATTAAAAATGCCCATCGCAACAATTTACAAAATATAGATGTAGACATTCCACTAGGTAAGCTTGTCTCCATTACTGGTGTGTCTGGTTCTGGCAAATCTACCCTGATTAATGAATTACTGTACCCATCTCTGCAACACCATTTAACAAAGAAAGTTCCTTTACCAAGACATTTGGATAAAATTCAGGGATTAAACGCGATTGATAAAGCGATCGTTATCGATCAATCCCCTATTGGACGCACACCACGTTCTAACCCTGCAACTTACACAGGAATTTTTGATGCCATTCGGGATGTATTTTCCCAAACAGTAGAAGCCAAAGCTAGGGGTTACAAACCCGGACAATTTTCTTTCAACGTTAAAGGTGGACGTTGCGAAGCTTGTAGCGGCCAGGGTGTGAATGTTATTGAAATGAACTTTCTCCCTGATGTTTACGTGCAATGCGAAATCTGTAAAGGTGCAAGATACAACCGCGAGACTTTGCAAGTTAAGTACAAAGATAAGTCAATCTCTGATGTACTGAGAATGACAGTTGAGGAGAGTTTAGACTTTTTCCAGAATATCCCCAAAGCGATCGCGCGTTTGCAAACTTTATTTGATGTCGGGTTGGGTTATGTCCAACTAGGACAACCTGCGACTACCTTATCAGGTGGTGAAGCGCAGCGGGTAAAATTGGCAACAGAACTATCTCGACGCGCCACAGGGAAGACACTTTATTTAATAGATGAACCGACAACAGGGTTATCTTTTTACGATGTCCACAAATTGTTAGATGTGTTGCAACGATTGGTAGATAAAGGCAATTCAATATTAGTAATTGAACACAACTTAGATGTAATTCGTTGTTCTGACTGGGTGATAGATTTGGGGCCAGAAGGTGGCGACAAAGGCGGAGAATTGATTGCTGTGGGGACACCGGAGGAAGTTGCAAAAAATCCCAGGTCTTATACTGGGCAATATTTGCAGCAGGTATTGAAACAGTATCCGGCGGTGAAGAAGTCGTAG
- the hisF gene encoding imidazole glycerol phosphate synthase subunit HisF, with product MLSKRILPCLDVKAGRVVKGVNFVNLQDAGDPVELAKVYNEAGADELVFLDITATHEDRATILDVVYRTAEQVFIPLTVGGGIQSLENVKALLRAGADKVSINSAAVRDPDLINRASDRFGNQCIVVAIDARRRNNPENPGWDVYVRGGRENTGLDALLWAQEVEKRGAGELLVTSMDADGTQAGYDIEITRAIADAVEIPVIASGGAGNCEHIYTALTEGKAEAALLASLLHYGQLSVAEIKNYLRDRNVPVRLIS from the coding sequence ATGTTATCTAAAAGAATCTTACCGTGCTTAGATGTGAAGGCGGGACGGGTTGTAAAAGGAGTTAACTTTGTCAATCTCCAAGATGCAGGCGATCCGGTAGAGCTGGCCAAGGTTTACAACGAAGCCGGTGCTGATGAGTTAGTATTTCTGGATATTACAGCTACTCATGAAGACCGAGCTACAATTTTAGATGTGGTCTACCGAACTGCTGAACAGGTCTTTATTCCATTGACTGTGGGTGGTGGTATCCAATCCTTAGAAAATGTTAAAGCTTTGTTACGAGCGGGCGCAGATAAGGTTAGTATTAATTCTGCGGCGGTGCGTGATCCAGACTTGATTAATCGGGCCAGCGATCGCTTTGGTAATCAGTGCATAGTTGTTGCAATTGATGCCAGACGCAGAAATAACCCGGAAAATCCAGGTTGGGATGTGTATGTGCGGGGTGGCAGGGAAAACACAGGCTTAGATGCTCTACTTTGGGCACAAGAAGTTGAAAAACGGGGGGCCGGAGAACTGCTAGTTACAAGTATGGATGCTGATGGAACCCAAGCTGGGTATGACATCGAGATTACACGAGCGATCGCCGATGCTGTAGAAATTCCAGTCATTGCTTCTGGTGGTGCAGGTAATTGTGAACATATCTACACTGCCCTAACTGAAGGCAAAGCGGAAGCGGCATTACTCGCATCCCTGTTACATTACGGACAACTAAGCGTAGCAGAAATTAAAAATTACTTGCGCGATCGCAATGTGCCAGTCAGACTAATCTCCTGA
- the ruvB gene encoding Holliday junction branch migration DNA helicase RuvB has product MAIISSKKQPPEPNGEPKQRRESAKAPSTDNILQPEAAIDEQDKQEEGIRPQRFADYIGQKDLKDVLDIAIKAAKSRGEVLDHLLLYGPPGLGKTTMAMILASEMGVNYKITSAPALERPRDIVGLLVNLKPGDILFVDEIHRLSRMTEEILYPAMEDYRLDITIGKGSSARIRSLPLSKFTLVGATTRVGALTSPLRDRFGLIQKLRFYEVDELTKIVLRTAQLLKTPVTEDGAAEIARRSRGTPRIANRLLKRVRDYAEVKISGEINESIASEALQLFQVDPCGLDWTDRQMLSVIIEQFNGGPVGLETMAATTGEDTQTIEEVYEPYLMQIGYLTRTHRGRMATKAAYKHLGFTPPNEQLSLL; this is encoded by the coding sequence ATGGCGATAATCTCCTCGAAAAAACAGCCTCCAGAACCCAACGGAGAACCAAAGCAGCGTCGAGAGTCGGCGAAAGCACCATCCACAGACAATATTTTGCAACCCGAAGCTGCTATTGATGAACAAGATAAGCAAGAAGAGGGTATTCGACCGCAGCGATTTGCCGATTACATTGGGCAAAAAGATTTAAAGGATGTGCTAGATATTGCCATCAAAGCAGCCAAGTCTCGTGGTGAGGTACTGGATCACTTGCTACTTTACGGGCCGCCGGGATTGGGCAAAACCACAATGGCAATGATTTTAGCATCGGAAATGGGGGTAAATTACAAAATTACCAGTGCGCCAGCCCTAGAACGTCCACGAGATATTGTCGGGCTACTGGTAAATCTTAAGCCAGGGGATATTTTATTTGTGGATGAAATTCATCGCCTCTCGCGGATGACGGAGGAAATTCTCTATCCGGCGATGGAAGATTATCGTTTAGATATTACTATCGGGAAGGGTTCCAGCGCTCGTATTAGAAGTTTGCCGCTGTCAAAGTTTACCCTAGTAGGGGCTACAACGCGTGTAGGTGCTTTAACTTCACCACTGCGCGATCGCTTCGGTTTGATTCAAAAACTCCGATTTTACGAAGTTGATGAACTGACTAAAATTGTACTGCGAACTGCTCAATTACTTAAAACCCCTGTTACAGAAGATGGTGCCGCAGAAATTGCCCGTCGGTCACGCGGAACGCCACGGATTGCCAATAGGCTACTTAAGCGAGTGCGTGATTATGCTGAGGTAAAAATATCTGGCGAGATTAATGAAAGCATTGCATCTGAAGCATTGCAACTATTCCAAGTAGATCCCTGCGGTTTAGATTGGACAGATCGCCAAATGCTGAGTGTGATAATTGAACAATTTAATGGTGGGCCAGTGGGGTTAGAAACAATGGCAGCAACGACGGGTGAAGATACCCAAACCATTGAAGAGGTGTACGAACCTTACCTCATGCAGATTGGATATTTAACTCGGACTCATCGCGGCAGGATGGCGACTAAGGCAGCATACAAGCATTTGGGATTTACGCCGCCTAATGAACAGTTGTCATTATTGTAA
- a CDS encoding cytochrome P450, producing the protein MSALKLPNGPQTHPWVQTYQWLTNPLEYIEDCAKRYGDIFTLQLGQNVAPQVFISNPQAIGQIFTTDPKQLDSGESAGIQAPLLGRQSLLALEGKPHQRQRKLLTPPLHGERMLAYGELICNITEQVTNQWQVGETFAVLSSMQAISFQVILKAVFGLEDGPRYEKLNEFLITILNPKIPILRTVLLLFPSLRQDLGAWSPWGKYLRLRQQIDELIYAQIRDRKAQPDPSRTDILSLMMAARDEAGEPMTDLELRDELMTLLVAGHETTATSLSWALYWIHHQPQVREKLLQELDKLGEQPDANAIFRLPYLNAVCSETLRLYPVAVSGLNRLVKSPLQIGEYNFEPGTLLIPSIYLTHHREDLYPESKQFKPERFLERQFSPYEYLPFGGGNRRCIGMAFALFEMKLVLAKVLSNWEMELADSKPVQPVRKGLLFSPAGGVKMVVKGKRQQNQAVRETSFV; encoded by the coding sequence ATGTCTGCACTTAAACTGCCTAACGGCCCTCAAACTCACCCTTGGGTACAGACGTATCAATGGCTTACTAATCCCTTAGAATACATCGAAGACTGTGCTAAACGCTATGGTGATATCTTCACTCTTCAGCTAGGACAAAATGTTGCTCCTCAAGTTTTCATTAGCAATCCTCAAGCGATTGGGCAGATTTTTACTACAGACCCAAAACAGTTAGACTCCGGTGAGTCAGCAGGGATTCAAGCGCCTTTATTAGGACGGCAATCGCTACTGGCGCTGGAAGGAAAGCCTCATCAACGACAACGAAAGCTATTGACACCACCCTTACATGGGGAACGAATGCTAGCTTATGGTGAATTAATCTGCAATATCACTGAGCAAGTAACTAATCAGTGGCAGGTTGGAGAAACCTTTGCAGTTCTGTCATCAATGCAAGCAATCTCTTTCCAAGTAATTTTGAAGGCTGTATTTGGTCTGGAAGATGGGCCACGTTACGAGAAACTCAATGAATTCCTGATTACAATTCTGAATCCCAAAATCCCTATTTTAAGAACAGTTCTACTTCTTTTCCCATCACTGCGACAGGATTTAGGAGCGTGGAGTCCCTGGGGGAAATACTTGCGTTTACGGCAGCAAATTGATGAACTTATCTATGCCCAGATTCGCGATCGCAAAGCACAACCCGATCCATCTCGGACTGATATTCTATCTTTGATGATGGCTGCTCGTGATGAGGCGGGAGAGCCGATGACAGACTTGGAATTACGTGATGAACTGATGACCCTATTGGTAGCGGGTCACGAAACTACTGCAACTTCCTTATCATGGGCACTGTACTGGATTCATCATCAGCCGCAGGTGCGGGAAAAACTGTTGCAAGAACTAGATAAGTTGGGTGAACAACCAGATGCAAATGCCATTTTCCGATTGCCTTATTTGAATGCTGTCTGTTCTGAAACCCTACGCCTTTACCCAGTAGCGGTATCGGGACTAAATCGATTGGTCAAATCACCACTACAAATTGGGGAATATAACTTTGAGCCTGGTACTTTGCTCATTCCCTCGATTTATTTGACCCATCATCGAGAAGATTTATATCCAGAGTCGAAGCAATTTAAGCCAGAGCGTTTTCTGGAACGGCAATTTTCTCCTTATGAGTATTTACCCTTTGGTGGTGGGAACCGTCGCTGTATTGGAATGGCATTTGCCTTGTTTGAGATGAAACTGGTGTTGGCAAAAGTGCTATCTAACTGGGAGATGGAACTAGCTGATAGCAAACCAGTGCAGCCAGTACGTAAGGGTTTGCTATTTAGTCCAGCAGGTGGCGTAAAGATGGTGGTGAAGGGGAAACGCCAGCAAAATCAGGCAGTTCGGGAGACTAGTTTTGTTTAG
- a CDS encoding DUF29 domain-containing protein has product MQRTILEHRRRVQKALKESPSLKSHFDQVFDESYQTARRLAVIETGLAIAIFPEKSLFTPEQTLDPDFLPES; this is encoded by the coding sequence ATGCAACGCACAATTTTGGAACACCGCAGACGAGTCCAAAAAGCGCTCAAGGAAAGTCCGAGTTTGAAGTCTCACTTTGATCAGGTTTTCGATGAAAGCTATCAAACCGCTAGACGACTGGCTGTAATTGAAACTGGATTAGCCATCGCTATCTTCCCAGAAAAATCTCTCTTCACGCCAGAGCAAACCCTTGACCCCGATTTTTTACCTGAGTCATGA
- a CDS encoding tetratricopeptide repeat protein yields the protein MIKLISIFLSLLLVFGWGTPVMAQSQTSNITEEQLKQGDEWANQAFIATNQGDFATAETYWTKIIEQFPTNAGAWSNRGNSRVSQNKLQEAIADYNKAIELAPNVTDPYLNRGAALEGMGKWDDAIADYNHVLELDPNDAMAYNNRGNAKTGLGKWEDAIADYKKSNEIAPNFAFARANYALALYETGKKEQAIREMRNIARKYSKFADVRAALTAAYWVNGEQGEAESNWVAAYGLDSRYKDIDWVKNIRRWPPSLVTALDKFLKIQ from the coding sequence ATGATTAAGTTGATTAGTATTTTTCTCAGTCTGTTACTTGTGTTTGGCTGGGGTACACCAGTCATGGCACAATCTCAAACATCCAACATTACTGAAGAACAGTTAAAACAAGGTGATGAGTGGGCAAATCAAGCGTTTATAGCGACGAATCAAGGTGATTTTGCGACAGCTGAAACTTACTGGACAAAGATTATTGAGCAATTTCCGACAAATGCGGGGGCGTGGAGTAACCGGGGAAATTCGCGGGTGAGTCAGAATAAGTTGCAAGAAGCGATCGCAGATTATAACAAAGCGATAGAATTAGCACCGAATGTCACCGATCCATATTTGAATCGGGGGGCGGCGTTAGAAGGAATGGGAAAATGGGATGATGCGATCGCAGATTATAATCATGTCTTAGAACTAGATCCTAACGATGCGATGGCATATAACAATCGCGGCAATGCCAAAACAGGTTTAGGAAAATGGGAAGATGCGATCGCAGACTACAAAAAATCAAATGAGATAGCGCCAAATTTTGCCTTCGCCCGTGCCAATTACGCTCTCGCTCTCTATGAAACAGGTAAAAAAGAGCAAGCAATCCGCGAAATGCGAAATATCGCCCGTAAATACTCCAAATTTGCTGATGTGCGTGCCGCCCTCACCGCTGCATATTGGGTAAATGGAGAACAAGGTGAAGCGGAAAGTAACTGGGTAGCAGCTTATGGACTTGATAGCCGCTACAAGGATATCGACTGGGTAAAAAATATCCGCCGTTGGCCGCCTAGCCTAGTTACAGCTTTGGATAAGTTCTTAAAAATCCAGTAG
- a CDS encoding Uma2 family endonuclease, with amino-acid sequence MVLQIQPPTQPEVIYPDSDGQPIANSTIQFGWIVEIKQNIEWLFADDPNVFVAGDLFWYPVEGRNKIVNAPDVMVVLGRPKGVGVARRRHRLCYQQWKEEGIAPQVVFEILSPSNTQTEMDKKLLFYDRYGVEEYYIYDPEKNNLRGWLRSEDGLDVIPQMEDWVSPRLKIRFALLPETLQLYRPDGERFLTYTEISRNAEQERQRAELAEQARRDAIPRLLQMNLSIEHIAQALGLSVEEVRTLAQE; translated from the coding sequence ATGGTATTGCAAATCCAACCGCCGACCCAGCCAGAGGTCATCTACCCAGATAGTGACGGACAACCAATTGCTAACAGTACCATACAGTTTGGCTGGATTGTAGAAATTAAGCAGAATATCGAGTGGCTATTTGCTGACGATCCAAATGTATTTGTCGCTGGCGATTTGTTTTGGTATCCAGTAGAGGGACGCAACAAAATTGTTAACGCCCCAGATGTGATGGTGGTATTGGGTAGACCAAAAGGCGTAGGCGTAGCCCGTCGTAGACATCGCTTGTGCTACCAACAATGGAAAGAGGAGGGAATTGCACCACAAGTGGTGTTTGAAATTCTTTCTCCGAGCAACACCCAAACTGAAATGGACAAGAAATTACTTTTCTACGATCGCTATGGCGTGGAAGAGTATTACATTTACGATCCTGAGAAAAATAATTTGCGTGGATGGTTGCGTAGCGAAGACGGTTTAGATGTCATCCCCCAAATGGAGGATTGGGTGAGTCCCCGTTTAAAAATTCGGTTTGCTTTATTACCAGAGACTCTGCAACTATATCGCCCTGATGGAGAACGGTTTTTAACTTATACAGAAATTTCTCGCAACGCCGAGCAAGAAAGGCAACGGGCTGAACTTGCAGAACAAGCTAGAAGAGATGCCATACCCCGATTATTGCAAATGAATTTGAGCATCGAACACATTGCCCAAGCTTTGGGATTGTCAGTGGAAGAAGTGCGAACCCTGGCTCAGGAGTAA
- a CDS encoding VOC family protein: MKFGYTVIWVDDVVKTVEFYEKAFGLVRRTLQDKGQSIWAEIETGNTTLAFSSSSEAQKLFPGGFHPNDATQPPPLIQISFITPDVGSAYMRAIGAGAKALDAPKTQPGGKTIARVRDLNGVLVSLVSG; the protein is encoded by the coding sequence ATGAAATTTGGTTACACGGTCATCTGGGTAGACGATGTAGTTAAAACAGTTGAGTTTTACGAAAAAGCCTTTGGTCTAGTTCGTCGCACTCTCCAGGATAAAGGACAATCTATCTGGGCGGAAATCGAAACTGGAAACACCACATTAGCTTTCTCTTCTAGTAGCGAAGCACAAAAGTTATTTCCTGGTGGTTTCCATCCCAACGACGCTACACAACCACCGCCATTAATTCAAATATCATTTATCACTCCTGATGTTGGTAGCGCTTACATGAGAGCGATCGGGGCTGGCGCAAAAGCATTAGATGCTCCTAAAACCCAGCCTGGGGGAAAAACTATTGCTCGTGTGCGCGATCTCAATGGCGTGCTGGTGTCGTTGGTGAGTGGCTAA
- a CDS encoding glycosyltransferase produces the protein MTHFGLICPATTGHLNTMLPLGKELQKRGHRVTLFGILDAKSKTLAAELEFQAVGEFEFPTGAIAESITQLGKLSGLAALQYTVNFLKDQAAAMLRDAPSAVKQAGVEALLVDQVSPEGGSVAEFLGIPFITVCSAVVLNREPSVPPYFKTWSYNPAWWARLRNRAGYTLLSRTVKPITEVINQYRQEWKLPPQSSSNDRYSQLAQISQQPAQLEFPRENLPQCFHFTGPYHSPTGREVPDFPYEKLTGQRLIYASMGTVQNRLLGIFKSIAEACNDLDAQLVISLGGSATPESLGSLPGNPLVVGYAPQLELLQKANLTITHAGMNTTLESLNNGVPIVAIPIANDQPGVAARIAWAGAGEVIPLARLSVPRLRTAIQKVLAKDSYKQNALRLQEVIDRAGGVSRAVDIIEQVVSSGKPVLSNRA, from the coding sequence ATGACTCATTTTGGGCTGATCTGTCCAGCAACAACTGGTCATCTCAACACTATGCTCCCCTTGGGTAAAGAACTTCAAAAGCGGGGTCATCGCGTCACCTTATTCGGTATACTTGATGCTAAATCCAAGACACTAGCGGCAGAGTTAGAATTCCAAGCTGTTGGTGAATTTGAATTTCCTACTGGAGCGATCGCTGAATCGATAACTCAGTTAGGTAAACTGAGTGGACTCGCCGCACTGCAATATACCGTCAACTTCCTCAAAGATCAGGCGGCTGCTATGCTCAGAGATGCACCATCGGCAGTGAAGCAAGCAGGTGTGGAAGCACTTTTAGTAGATCAAGTTTCACCAGAGGGAGGTTCTGTTGCAGAATTTCTGGGCATTCCTTTTATTACAGTTTGCAGTGCTGTGGTACTGAATCGAGAACCTAGCGTCCCACCTTATTTTAAAACCTGGAGCTACAATCCAGCCTGGTGGGCGCGATTACGTAACCGAGCCGGCTATACATTGCTAAGTCGCACCGTAAAACCCATTACAGAGGTGATCAATCAGTATCGCCAAGAGTGGAAATTGCCCCCACAGTCTAGCTCTAACGATCGCTATTCCCAACTAGCTCAGATTAGTCAACAGCCTGCACAATTGGAATTCCCAAGGGAAAATTTGCCCCAGTGCTTCCATTTCACAGGCCCTTATCATAGTCCAACTGGTCGGGAAGTTCCTGATTTCCCTTATGAAAAATTAACCGGACAACGATTGATTTACGCCTCAATGGGGACTGTACAAAATCGCCTATTGGGAATTTTCAAGTCTATTGCAGAAGCTTGTAATGATTTGGATGCCCAACTAGTGATTTCGTTAGGTGGTTCTGCAACTCCAGAGTCTCTGGGAAGTTTGCCGGGAAATCCGCTAGTTGTTGGTTATGCACCCCAATTGGAATTGCTGCAAAAAGCGAATCTCACCATTACCCACGCAGGTATGAATACTACTTTAGAGTCCCTAAACAATGGAGTACCAATAGTAGCAATACCAATTGCTAATGACCAGCCAGGAGTAGCAGCACGTATAGCTTGGGCTGGCGCTGGTGAAGTGATTCCCCTGGCTCGATTGAGTGTTCCTCGGTTGCGAACTGCTATACAAAAGGTGCTAGCGAAAGATTCTTATAAACAGAATGCTTTGAGATTGCAAGAAGTCATAGACAGAGCAGGTGGAGTGAGTCGAGCGGTTGATATTATCGAACAGGTAGTATCTAGTGGTAAACCTGTTTTATCTAATCGAGCCTAA
- a CDS encoding TIGR01548 family HAD-type hydrolase, translating to MTQKTFTKAIVIFDIDGVVRDVSGSYRRAIADTVEYFTTQAYRPTPLDIDQLKSEGVWNNDWEASQELIYRYFETQKQSREQLQLDYTAIVAFFQSRYRGSDPNNFTGYICNEPLLLQPSYLEQLTEAGIAWGFFSGATRASANYVLEKRLGLESPVLIAMEDAPGKPDPTGLFATVRELENGIEERLAIVYVGDTVADMYTVEKARSLDSTRTWVGVGVLPPHVQETAARSDAYSETLIAAGAAVVLPNVQELTPKQIQKLVSSSPQSVF from the coding sequence ATGACTCAAAAAACTTTTACAAAGGCGATCGTTATTTTTGATATTGATGGCGTTGTGCGCGATGTTAGCGGTTCCTATCGCCGGGCGATCGCAGATACCGTAGAATATTTTACTACCCAAGCATATCGGCCAACCCCACTAGATATTGACCAACTTAAGTCTGAAGGCGTGTGGAATAACGATTGGGAAGCATCGCAGGAATTAATTTACCGCTACTTTGAAACCCAAAAACAGAGCCGTGAGCAACTGCAACTAGATTACACTGCGATCGTTGCTTTTTTTCAATCCCGTTACCGAGGCTCAGATCCAAATAATTTTACAGGGTATATCTGTAATGAACCTTTGTTATTGCAACCTAGCTATTTAGAACAACTTACCGAAGCAGGTATTGCGTGGGGATTTTTTAGCGGTGCAACTCGTGCTTCCGCGAACTATGTATTGGAAAAACGCCTGGGTTTGGAATCTCCGGTGTTAATTGCAATGGAAGATGCACCAGGTAAACCTGACCCTACGGGACTTTTCGCTACAGTTCGTGAGTTAGAAAATGGAATTGAGGAAAGATTAGCGATCGTGTATGTGGGAGATACGGTAGCAGATATGTATACCGTCGAGAAAGCGCGGAGTCTAGATTCTACTCGCACTTGGGTTGGTGTAGGCGTTTTACCCCCCCACGTCCAGGAAACAGCAGCGCGTAGTGATGCATATAGTGAGACATTGATAGCAGCCGGAGCAGCAGTAGTTTTGCCTAATGTGCAAGAATTGACTCCAAAGCAGATTCAAAAATTGGTCAGTTCATCTCCCCAATCTGTGTTCTAA